AAAATAGGGAAAAGCAAAGCAGTGAaatgatgttttttttttcctttttaggTGTCTGGAAAGGAaactaaaaacagaaaagaaaaaagaacaaccccccccccccccccacccaCCCAAAAAGAGAAAGGGAAGAACAAAGCTAAGCTAAATCAAAGTACAAAACATGCATAAGCTCAGTTCCAGGATGCAGGAGCGGAATGATGATTGAAATCAAATTAGTAACGAGTTTTCTATTTAGACGTTTAGTTAAAGAGTAAATATTGAAAGCAATGTTAAGGATTCCGTGACAactccaaaaaataaaataaaattaaagaacgaTTACGATTAACAGAAACATTCAGAAAGACAGGGAGATAGATTAAGAGGTTACATTACCTCCATCCTATGGGAGAGAGTGTTTCCCGTCGCGAAATTAGGGTTTCTACTTACAACACACaacagagagaaagagagtGATCGAGCTGAGTAGCTAGCTAGCTGACCGACACACGGGAATATCGCAATCGCAGCTTCATACAGGGATCAAATCAGAATAACTGTCTTTAGCGTTTAGCGTTTCGGCCTTCTTTTGAACTAAGGTGGTGTTTGGAGAAAGGCAAATAGAGATTGAGTGATCAAcactaaatcaaattttgagAAAAGGAGAAATagattctttattttttttatgagtaAAGTGATagaagatttaaaaatatatttaaatgatTTAGTTGATATGAATATATACTTGAAGAGTTTTTAAATTTGGATAAATTAAATTCAGGAATTGATATGTCTAAATTTAAAAGATGTTAGAGACTTAAatgtatttttgaatttttaaaagcataaatATTGTGGATCGAAAAATCAGGGATCGATTTGTCTTTTTTCtcttaaatttttgtattatacAAGGTATCAAACATAATTAActgaattatattttaatattttatttaacttaaaataaaaataaaaatttaaataaataaaattattagaatgtccttaattattttaaaaagaataaaaaattttacctgtttttttctttttttatctttttttttatttctatctttctctttttttgatAAATTGTCGTATCAAACTTCCTTTGTTACTATTATTTAACTCTTCTGTCTCTGTTATCTTTGTTGAAGCTCTATTTTCTCTCGTTAGTGAATATACAACACGACAATGTCTTTTagttgttttgtttttattttttgtactCGCTGATAGTCTGTCGTGCCATCTCTGTTCTTTGTTCTCGCCACATCGCCATGCCACTTTTGTATCCAactattcttctattttctattttaattttaaagtctttttttgaatttaattttgtctATGAAAATTTGACAGCACAATACACACTCGTCAGAGACTGTACAGATACTCTTTTGAAAATAATTCTGACTCAACTGTAAAAATAGGAGTGATACCCCAACGTGGAGGAGATatagtttttgaaaaaatgtatatatactTTGATGGATGCAAAAAAGGCTACAAGACTAAATATCGTCCACTGATAGAATTAGATGGAGCCTTTTTAAAGACTCAATTTGTaggataaattctttccacaGTTGGACAAGATACCAACAACCACATATATATCATTGCTTGCGCTATTATAAACGTAGAGAACAAAGAGAACTGGTGATGGTTTTTAGAGCTTTTATTAAATAATCTGAGTGACTACAAGCAAAATGGCTGGTACTTCATGTCGAACATGCAAAAGGCAAAGTTTAATGTTTAGTTCAATTTTATCtacttttttattgttatttgtgAGGGCTGATATGAGAATATAATGTCTAAGTTTTTGTctaaatttttgtgttttataatTATTTGCTTCAAATAATTCGGACATATTCTAATTCAATTATAAACTGTTTTAGACATACCATATGTTTATGCATGTGCTATAATTGCTAAATTgaatgaaaattttaaagattacTGTCACACTTGGTTGACAATGATTTCTTATAGAGAAACATATATTCATTTTCTAAATTTCATTTCTAGATAAATATTGTAGGAGAAGTCTCAATATAATAGACCTCAAGTTCCAAAAATTCGGAAGAAGTCAAGtcctttgaaaaagaaaagatgaaagGATGTAGATGAAAAGTCTTTAGGAAGTAAGATGAGCAAGACTGGAGCAAccaaattgaatagaaagtaaagGAGTTTACTTATAGTTATTGTGAGATAAAAGGTCACACCAAGAGAAACTACTACAAAAAGGCTGATGATGTTGCAGCCATTCTTGTTACTGCAGTAGTTGTAATTTCTAAAAAGAAAATGGCTTCTAATACAAATCAAACCACAGAGAATGAGTTTATACAAGAGAGAGACGATGACCCTATTCCAGCCACTGATGTTACTATTTCTGAGGCTCTAACAGATATTGCTACTTATTTAAAGATTGTGCTATTTCAACTACTTTTTTCACAACTAGAAGATGGAGAACAAGTGATCCACCTAATTTACTTTTACATTTGTGGAATTAaagtttattttaattatctatTTACTTTAATTATGTCTCATCCTGATTTGGACTTGTATTTCACTCATTCAATTATAGATAACTTCGGAAGGAAAACCTAATAAAGTACAATCTAAAAGAAAAGTATCTCCAATCCCAGACTCAGTAAGTATTGATCTAATACAGAAAGTAAATTCTAGAACATCGCTAAGAATAACTACTTTTATGAAGTTTGTCTCTGCAATGAGTCTAGGATTCAAACCTCCTAAAAAGAAATGATTTATATCTAGAAGTGATGGATTATTCTAATTAGAATAGTTgcttttttaattatgtttatcTTATATTATTGGAATATAGTTATGTTGTTTGTTACTTGTTTTTTCATGTCTTTTTTGGATTGTCTTTTGTTGATACtctattatgtttattttggCCAATTTATAATAAACAATACCTTTGAATATTGGTTATGCATATCTTTTTTTGGATCTAAATTTAGAGACTTGAATTGAAGTTTATGAAGAGTACTAATAGCCTAATAGATTTAATATTTAGCTTTACTTCTTGACTGTTGCATTAATATATATGTACCAGAGTAGCTAAAGCATGCTTCTTTTTAATATTTGCTTTTACAATGCTTTGGTTCACAGTACACATATACAATATTAATTACACACTTCTAACCACATTTAGTCACACTTATCCCAAATATAATACTCACAAACACACAAAAACAAATAGCCAAAGTTAAAATACTAATTCATACTTTTAAACATCTAATTTCAGCTTTCATTGcgttaattttttatactaaatttattttttaattatcattattatttacAGATTGTGCTCTTCTCACTATATTTTATTCTTCCTCGCCATCTAgccatttaaaaaaaaaatcacaccaCATTTTCCTAGAATTTTGTTAATCCCTCGAcaatcaagaaaaagaaaatttttttaaaatactcaTAAACAAAAGTACCAATAGCAACacattaaagaagaagatatTGAACTTACATTATAATTTGGACATCCACAAAAGAATCTCTTAGCATTAGCATCCGTCCTAAACTATCGAAACATTTGATGCATTTTGCAGCCATACCAATCAGAAATCTTCTCTAATCTCCGACGGTTACAATTTTTTACAGAAGTACCATGGGAACGTGACCTCGTAAAGTTCCCTGAACTCATCATATTTCTAACAAAATTTCAaatgttttgaaaaaatagGGTTACAATTTAGAATTTTAACATCTTTGGGTGGATTAAATTGAGTAACATTAATTTTTgctacattatttaaccattaCACTTTCACCATGGCAAATTGAATCCCACGTAATACACATCTTGCAAGTCAATGTGCCACATTATATTTTCGTTAATAGAATTTTCATTAATGAAGTTAACAAAAATAACTCTAAAAACAAACATAAGTCACAATTCAATATTTCGGAATCTTAATTGGAtgaattgaaatttaaaatcaaattgagCCCAAATATAAATTTTAGGAGGCAAAATAAGTTTTAACTTTTCGCGCATTTTCCTTCGCACACTGTTCCTATGCTCCTAACATGTGAGCCCATTCCTTAGGTTCAATTTGTTCACGGtactaaaaaatataagaagaaaaaataaagatattttatCCATATCTTAAGTTAGGCTAGAATtagacaataaataaataaataaataaattttatgacGTTTATAATTtggtatttaattttttaacttatttttttaataaaatttaaatatttaaaaattatttatttatatattttttaaattaaatattaattttttaattttttaataaattagacaCTACTTTTAACTACCATAGCAATCACTAATTATTAAACAGCAAAAGAAGATACATCTAAATGTACCCAAAAAAAAGTATGATTTGGGAGACCAAAAtactctttaaaaaaaataattctgtTAAATACATCATTAGGAACATTGcactcctcttttttttttttttttattcgcATATTAATTCAACTGTGTTAAGGTAACAAAACATTTAATAAGGATAATACGGGGCGTATGTGCCACACCATGCATAGCACCACCTAAGAGGAAAATGTAACTTGCAGACTTCGTGTAATTTCGGCGTCATTTGATTAACAGAACAGTCAGAGTTTAATTTACAGACAGATgatttttaaatctttaaagAACACTTATTCCCTGTATCCATTTTAAATACTTTTGAGCTTAGTTGATCACTTATTTGGACAAATTTAGGTTACTTGTTAGAGAGTAtaatccttgacacctaaggctTGACTCACAAGCTAACTTTATCGAGATATATTGATTTAAGCTGTTTCAATTATTTTAAGGACCCAACTTATTTTCGATATAATTTATGCATCGTATTCATATATAGACGTATAGTATTacattttaatatttatcaTGTCAACTCATGAGCTACTAAGTCATTATTGTCAAAGATGAGCACAAGAAAATCGTCCCATCTGCATTGCTAACTATATATTCGTTAATCAAGCAGCAGAAGTTTAGCCCCCCTAGGGAAAAAGTTGAAAATTCTCAACCCAACGTTTTTTCACTCTTACATGTGGGGAATTAGATGGTATCAAATACATCTTCCATCAACAAAGCATAATTGGTTTTCTAATAGATCATGATAGGGGGAACCAGAAGTTACAAACAAGTATCTTAAAATGCTTTAGAAATCTAGAAGTAACTGAGGCAGAATAAACTCCAAATGAGAAGGTTCTATTTGAGTACTTCCCTCTGCCTCCGCAACTGCAGCAGCCCGCTGAACAGCCTCTGCATAAAAAAATGGCTTTTGTCAACATGATACACACTATATACAGTCATAACAAGCATGATTGTTTCTCTTTAAGTACGGACCTGTGACGAAAACCCGAACGAGTTCACAAGAAAGCTTTAGTGCATTGCCATTGACTGTATCAGAAAACACGGACGCGtgtgtatttttcaaaatgtccAGTTTGCCATGGTAACGTAACTATAGCATGACATGATAATAGAACTTCTACCAACTAAGAATGATATAAATTGCAAATGGGTATCAGTACCAGAAGTTGGCCGACTCTTCTTGGAAGTTCCAGCTCCTGCCTGTAGCAATAAAAGACGCGCAGATTATTGACACATTCCAATAGTAAATAGCTAACATGTTATAGATTGCAGAAGTTACTTTGAAAATGAAGTTATAGGTGAATAGTTCTACATAATCTTACTATCACAAATGTGACAGAACCTAAGTAATATAGAGggaaaaaacaaaaggaaatggAAACACTTGAAGCAAATATGGTCTATTCCTAAGTATATTAAGAAAGGAGCATTACATAGATCTCTCCTGAATTTAGGCGATATAACACATGAAcacaaaactaatttttttgtcaTGCCTAAACTTATATGGGAATTCAGTGtcacattttataaaatatggtATAGTATACTTGTACAAAAGATAAGGTATTGTGTGTAATATTACCTAATCTAAGAAGAGATCAAGGTAATTTTTACTTAACAATAAATTAACTATGGACTTTCTGAAACCTTATATTTTGTGTTTACTAAACGGATCTCTGATCTATAAGGAAAACTAAGACAAACTTCATTGCAAACCATAGAAATGTCAAAGCCCACAGTTTCACATTATCTAAATTGAAATTCTGGTTGTTAAGCTTTGTAGGTTCATGGAAAACATAGAGAAAAAGATTAGCTTAACATTTTCAATTTAGTTTCAAAGAGAATACACAAGATCAAACACGAAATTTGTGCCAGTAACAATTAAACTGTTAATTTTGTTTAGTCTAACCACAAACACAAGTCAACAAAAGGAGAACtcagaaaatgaaaataaagtaAGAAACTGGAGATAATAGAGTTGCTAACCTCAGAATCCAACGCTTCGTTGGCTTCGATTCTTTCACGCTCTGCAAAACGGAAACCATGAACATTGAAGTTAATAATTCCGATAAACCaaagaatgaaatgaaagaagaagagagagaccAAGGGTTCGCGCGGTCCAAACGCGCTTCAGAATGGCATGTATCAAAGGctgcaacaaaaaaaaatgcaagtAGAAACTAGAAAATTAGGTCTTAGATGTACAATTGACAGCGATGAGAAACAGGTACTAAACGGGAAACGAAGGATTTTCGGGTTTTACACACTCAAAGGCTGCTTCCCCCATCGCAATGTGATTACAGTTCACTCGTATTGTTGCAGAGTTTGGAgggataatataaaaaataaaatatcgaATTTCctgtcaaaattttttaactttatctcaaaaatattagttttaaaGATAGTTCAAAAACAGGCCcctatagctcagtggtagagcGTCAGTCTTGTAAACTGAAGGTCTGTAGTTCGATCCTGCATGGGggcaatttttatatttttatttttaaaataaataaaaataatttaaaaattaagaataaaaaatatttagaaagtgttcaaaaaaatatagtttttaacaatttttatatttttatttttaaaataaataaaaataatttaaaaattaagaataaaaaatatttaaaaagtgttcaaaaaaatatagtttttaaGAACTTATTTGTCATTAGTATTTTTTGGGATTTGTTTTGTCAGCAATATAAACTTTCAAGTAccattttagtattttattcatatttataaatattatttacaaaGTAACCATTTATAAACAatgtataaatttatttttttttaatagtattcaatttaaaataaagataaaaatttatattcaaagcattttttatttttatgcataattttagtgataaaaaatattttattttttaattttatatattcaatttattaaattatttttaattttaaatgatataagttacttttttaagaaaattaaaataaaaaagataaaggGACTCCCGAAAAAGGATAATATTAAGTTTCATATTCTTATGTATGAGAATATTATAGttcattatattatatattatttttgcattacagaacaaaaaaatagaattctatattttttttgttatttattttattttattttagttgtcTAAATTAGCTTATATATTGTCaactcattttttattatttatgcaatattttttcttttctaatagTTGTCTATTAATAAATGTTGAATaacaattttgtttattatattttaatatatttattttaattacacTCAATAAATTGCTCAAATACAAATTTGTTTTCTTGAACCATTTTTTTGATCATATGATTAGAATTGTTTAAAGATGAGGCAATGATCCTAAAATTTTTGAAGTAaagaaaaaatacaataaaataaacttaaaacttaaaataaaatagtttaaaaaatagaagatgTATGAAAAAAAAACAATCAACTAAAATTTATATTGCCCATGAGatagaagaaaaaagagaaggaaataattATGAAGAttgaaacaataaaaaatatataacacaAAGTTTAGATATTTATTGGGTTGTca
Above is a genomic segment from Arachis stenosperma cultivar V10309 chromosome 1, arast.V10309.gnm1.PFL2, whole genome shotgun sequence containing:
- the LOC130941312 gene encoding protein MHF2 homolog isoform X1, which encodes MGEAAFDFYLHFFLLQPLIHAILKRVWTARTLERERIEANEALDSEAGAGTSKKSRPTSVNGNALKLSCELVRVFVTEAVQRAAAVAEAEGSTQIEPSHLEFILPQLLLDF
- the LOC130941312 gene encoding protein MHF2 homolog isoform X2 — its product is MGEAAFECPLIHAILKRVWTARTLERERIEANEALDSEAGAGTSKKSRPTSVNGNALKLSCELVRVFVTEAVQRAAAVAEAEGSTQIEPSHLEFILPQLLLDF